A genomic window from Elaeis guineensis isolate ETL-2024a chromosome 3, EG11, whole genome shotgun sequence includes:
- the LOC105040892 gene encoding cytochrome b561 and DOMON domain-containing protein At3g61750 isoform X1, which yields MSRAFLTLILTLGAAITAVHSQVDSCGSDLSTFLPAPFNASDLKCKPIWNSFILRYSQNQENVLSIVLSAAYTSGWVGIGFSNDGMMVGSSAMVGFIGKGGRAHIKQYYLRGQTSSEVIVNEGQLLTTDVAPAVVLYGVNIYLAFQLKFSAPVTQQKLLFAFSSATPNNYHLTEHDDKTSVSFDFSAGTSATSTYPYQLKRNHGALVIFGWGVLLPIGAIIARYCRQWDPLWFYLHVIIQFAGFIFGLAGVVAGISLYNKLHSDVKIHRGLGIFILVLGILQVIAFFLRPDRDSKIRKYWNWYHHWVGRLLLFFAAINIAYGIQVGDAGNSWKVGYGINLSVLLMAVTVLETMLWTKWSKNAAAPPTF from the exons ATGTCGCGCGCTTTTCTCACTCTGATCCTCACCTTGGGGGCGGCGATCACGGCCGTTCATTCTCAGGTGGACAGCTGCGGCTCGGATCTCAGCACCTTCCTCCCCGCTCCTTTCAATGCTTCCGATCTCAAGTGCAAGCCCATTTGGAACAGTTTCATCCtcagg TACTCCCAGAACCAAGAAAATGTTTTGAGCATTGTACTCTCTGCTGCATATACATCTGGGTGGGTCGGTATTGGATTTTCAAATGATGGAATGATGGTTGGCTCGAGTGCAATGGTGGGTTTTATTGGTAAAGGAGGCAGAGCACATATCAAACAATACTATCTGCGTGGCCAGACTAGTTCAGAAGTCATAGTAAATGAGGGACAGTTGCTAACTACTGATGTTGCACCTGCAGTTGTTCTCTATGGGGTCAATATCTACTTAGCCTTTCAACTGAAATTTTCAGCACCAGTTACTCAGCAAAAACTTTTATTTGCTTTTTCATCTGCAACGCCAAACAATTACCATCTTACAGAACATGATGATAAGACATCGGTTTCTTTCGATTTTTCAGCAG GCACTTCAGCTACTTCTACGTATCCATACCAGCTGAAAAGGAATCATGGGGCACTAGTCATATTTGGCTGGGGTGTGCTGCTACCAATAGGTGCCATTATTGCAAGATATTGTAGGCAATGGGACCCACTTTGGTTTTACCTTCATGTAATCATTCAGTTTGCGGGATTTATTTTTGGGCTTGCTGGTGTGGTGGCTGGAATTTCACTTTACAATAAACTGCATTCAGATGTCAAAATACATAGGGGCCTTGGCATTTTTATCCTCGTCCTAGGTATTCTTCAG GTGATTGCATTTTTCCTGCGACCTGATAGAGACTCCAAAATACGCAAGTATTGGAATTGGTACCACCACTGGGTCGGAAGGCTTCTTCTCTTTTTCGCAGCAATTAACATTGCTTATGGAATTCAAGTTGGAGATGCTGGGAATAGCTGGAAGGTGGGCTATGGAATCAATCTTTCTGTCCTCTTGATGGCAGTTACTGTTCTTGAAACCATGTTGTGGACAAAATGGTCCAAGAACGCTGCTGCTCCTCCAACATTTTAA
- the LOC105040891 gene encoding uncharacterized protein isoform X1, whose translation MNAGEGLLLPFNEGYGQEVAPTQLLSFPEDEDFHTSFFASAVPHLDNLVETSSLSEYDLGGEGDLFKAPELILEEQVLVLDPDTAAMSMIYSNGNLIIPEANKVTPMESIQNEDLLSEVFYECRNDLLAKSAIIEPYPEASDVKIPAFQPEMDRGVEENKLVMEGPLQKIDSFQCLSSVDYINGCIMRPSFLEFRGMNLEAAFGIRRAYSEGDIQHSSTIDDVKIEERRQKLSRYRNKRTKRNFGKKIKYACRKALADSQPRVRGRFAKTEGSEIANLPSKM comes from the exons atgaacgcGGGAGAAGGGTTGCTGTTGCCTTTCAATGAAGGCTATGGCCAGGAAGTGGCGCCAACCCAGCTTCTCTCGTTTCCGGAGGACGAGGACTTCCACACCAGCTTCTTCGCTAGTGCTGTCCCCCACTTG GACAACCTGGTGGAGACGTCTTCTCTATCCGAGTATGACCTTGGAGGAGAAGGAGATCTATTCAAAGCTCCAGAGCTCATCTTAGAGGAACAAGTACTTGTGTTGGATCCCGATACAGCTGCTATGTCCATGATATATAGTAATGGGAATCTCATCATTCCAGAAGCAAATAAAGTCACACCCATGGAATCAATTCAAAATGAGGATTTACTGAGTGAGGTGTTCTATGAGTGCAGAAACGACCTTCTAGCCAAGTCTGCTATCATAGAACCATATCCTGAGGCTTCAGATGTTAAGATTCCTGCATTTCAACCAGAGATGGATCGAGGTGTCGAGGAAAATAAGTTAGTCATGGAGGGGCCACTACAGAAGATTGATAGCTTTCAATGTCTAAGCTCAGTAGACTACATAAATGGCTGCATTATGAGACCAAGCTTTTTGGAATTTCGAGGGATGAATCTTGAGGCAGCATTTGGGATAAGAAGAGCTTACAGTGAAGGAGATATTCAG CACTCATCAACCATTGATGATGTCAAGATTGAAGAACGGAGGCAAAAGCTTTCCAGGTACAGGAATAAGAGAACCAAAAGAAATTTTGGCAAAAAGATCAAG TATGCCTGCAGGAAGGCTTTAGCAGACAGTCAACCCCGCGTGCGTGGAAGATTTGCAAAGACCGAGGGAAGTGAGATTGCAAACCTCCCTAGCAAAATGTAG
- the LOC105040892 gene encoding cytochrome b561 and DOMON domain-containing protein At3g61750 isoform X2, whose translation MSRAFLTLILTLGAAITAVHSQVDSCGSDLSTFLPAPFNASDLKCKPIWNSFILRYSQNQENVLSIVLSAAYTSGWVGIGFSNDGMMVGSSAMVGFIGKGGRAHIKQYYLRGQTSSEVIVNEGQLLTTDVAPAVVLYGVNIYLAFQLKFSAPVTQQKLLFAFSSATPNNYHLTEHDDKTSVSFDFSAATSTYPYQLKRNHGALVIFGWGVLLPIGAIIARYCRQWDPLWFYLHVIIQFAGFIFGLAGVVAGISLYNKLHSDVKIHRGLGIFILVLGILQVIAFFLRPDRDSKIRKYWNWYHHWVGRLLLFFAAINIAYGIQVGDAGNSWKVGYGINLSVLLMAVTVLETMLWTKWSKNAAAPPTF comes from the exons ATGTCGCGCGCTTTTCTCACTCTGATCCTCACCTTGGGGGCGGCGATCACGGCCGTTCATTCTCAGGTGGACAGCTGCGGCTCGGATCTCAGCACCTTCCTCCCCGCTCCTTTCAATGCTTCCGATCTCAAGTGCAAGCCCATTTGGAACAGTTTCATCCtcagg TACTCCCAGAACCAAGAAAATGTTTTGAGCATTGTACTCTCTGCTGCATATACATCTGGGTGGGTCGGTATTGGATTTTCAAATGATGGAATGATGGTTGGCTCGAGTGCAATGGTGGGTTTTATTGGTAAAGGAGGCAGAGCACATATCAAACAATACTATCTGCGTGGCCAGACTAGTTCAGAAGTCATAGTAAATGAGGGACAGTTGCTAACTACTGATGTTGCACCTGCAGTTGTTCTCTATGGGGTCAATATCTACTTAGCCTTTCAACTGAAATTTTCAGCACCAGTTACTCAGCAAAAACTTTTATTTGCTTTTTCATCTGCAACGCCAAACAATTACCATCTTACAGAACATGATGATAAGACATCGGTTTCTTTCGATTTTTCAGCAG CTACTTCTACGTATCCATACCAGCTGAAAAGGAATCATGGGGCACTAGTCATATTTGGCTGGGGTGTGCTGCTACCAATAGGTGCCATTATTGCAAGATATTGTAGGCAATGGGACCCACTTTGGTTTTACCTTCATGTAATCATTCAGTTTGCGGGATTTATTTTTGGGCTTGCTGGTGTGGTGGCTGGAATTTCACTTTACAATAAACTGCATTCAGATGTCAAAATACATAGGGGCCTTGGCATTTTTATCCTCGTCCTAGGTATTCTTCAG GTGATTGCATTTTTCCTGCGACCTGATAGAGACTCCAAAATACGCAAGTATTGGAATTGGTACCACCACTGGGTCGGAAGGCTTCTTCTCTTTTTCGCAGCAATTAACATTGCTTATGGAATTCAAGTTGGAGATGCTGGGAATAGCTGGAAGGTGGGCTATGGAATCAATCTTTCTGTCCTCTTGATGGCAGTTACTGTTCTTGAAACCATGTTGTGGACAAAATGGTCCAAGAACGCTGCTGCTCCTCCAACATTTTAA
- the LOC105040891 gene encoding uncharacterized protein isoform X2, producing the protein MNAGEGLLLPFNEGYGQEVAPTQLLSFPEDEDFHTSFFASAVPHLDNLVETSSLSEYDLGGEGDLFKAPELILEEQVLVLDPDTAAMSMIYSNGNLIIPEANKVTPMESIQNEDLLSEVFYECRNDLLAKSAIIEPYPEASDVKIPAFQPEMDRGVEENKLVMEGPLQKIDSFQCLSSVDYINGCIMRPSFLEFRGMNLEAAFGIRRAYSEGDIQHSSTIDDVKIEERRQKLSRYRNKRTKRNFGKKIKIDRY; encoded by the exons atgaacgcGGGAGAAGGGTTGCTGTTGCCTTTCAATGAAGGCTATGGCCAGGAAGTGGCGCCAACCCAGCTTCTCTCGTTTCCGGAGGACGAGGACTTCCACACCAGCTTCTTCGCTAGTGCTGTCCCCCACTTG GACAACCTGGTGGAGACGTCTTCTCTATCCGAGTATGACCTTGGAGGAGAAGGAGATCTATTCAAAGCTCCAGAGCTCATCTTAGAGGAACAAGTACTTGTGTTGGATCCCGATACAGCTGCTATGTCCATGATATATAGTAATGGGAATCTCATCATTCCAGAAGCAAATAAAGTCACACCCATGGAATCAATTCAAAATGAGGATTTACTGAGTGAGGTGTTCTATGAGTGCAGAAACGACCTTCTAGCCAAGTCTGCTATCATAGAACCATATCCTGAGGCTTCAGATGTTAAGATTCCTGCATTTCAACCAGAGATGGATCGAGGTGTCGAGGAAAATAAGTTAGTCATGGAGGGGCCACTACAGAAGATTGATAGCTTTCAATGTCTAAGCTCAGTAGACTACATAAATGGCTGCATTATGAGACCAAGCTTTTTGGAATTTCGAGGGATGAATCTTGAGGCAGCATTTGGGATAAGAAGAGCTTACAGTGAAGGAGATATTCAG CACTCATCAACCATTGATGATGTCAAGATTGAAGAACGGAGGCAAAAGCTTTCCAGGTACAGGAATAAGAGAACCAAAAGAAATTTTGGCAAAAAGATCAAG ATTGACAGGTATTAA